From the genome of Rhizobium binae, one region includes:
- a CDS encoding LysR family transcriptional regulator codes for MDTLTRIRAFIDVVEAEGFSAAARRTGRSKALLSKYVRELEDELGALLLNRTTRQFSMTEAGHTYYRSASDILKEIDNLADLVRENNAQLKGRLRISVPRTFVDADVGQSLIDFAAENPDLSLEIAADDRFVDLIEEGFDVAIRISKLEDSGMIARKISDFRVHLCATPDFIKRHPDLEHPSAISNVPFIVDTNSRTQGSIRFYNPDSTTFAVAVSGPIEVNSPHATLRAALAGIGIALIPDFIARKPIESGELLTLFNDYIPTDRGIYAVYPHRRYLPAKVRIFVDYLHNWFKKHP; via the coding sequence ATGGACACTCTGACCCGCATACGCGCCTTCATCGATGTCGTCGAGGCCGAAGGCTTTTCCGCCGCGGCACGGCGCACCGGCCGCTCGAAGGCGCTGCTTTCCAAATATGTGCGCGAACTGGAAGACGAACTCGGCGCACTGCTGCTCAACCGCACCACACGGCAGTTCTCCATGACCGAAGCCGGCCACACCTATTACCGCAGCGCTTCCGATATTCTGAAGGAGATCGACAACCTTGCCGATCTCGTGCGCGAAAACAATGCCCAGTTGAAGGGACGGCTGCGCATCTCCGTCCCCCGCACCTTCGTCGACGCCGACGTCGGCCAGTCGCTGATCGATTTTGCCGCCGAAAACCCTGACCTTTCGCTGGAGATCGCCGCCGATGACCGATTCGTCGACCTGATCGAGGAAGGCTTCGACGTGGCGATTCGGATTTCCAAACTCGAAGATTCCGGCATGATCGCCCGCAAGATCTCCGATTTCCGCGTCCATCTCTGCGCCACCCCGGATTTTATCAAGCGTCATCCCGACCTTGAGCATCCGAGCGCCATTTCCAATGTCCCCTTCATCGTCGATACCAATTCGCGCACCCAGGGGAGCATTCGCTTCTACAACCCTGATAGCACCACCTTCGCCGTCGCCGTATCCGGGCCGATAGAGGTCAACAGTCCGCATGCGACATTGCGCGCAGCCCTCGCAGGCATCGGCATCGCCCTCATCCCCGATTTCATCGCTCGCAAGCCGATCGAGAGCGGGGAACTGCTGACGCTATTTAACGATTACATCCCGACCGACCGCGGCATCTATGCCGTCTACCCGCACCGGCGCTACCTGCCCGCCAAGGTGAGGATCTTCGTCGACTACCTGCACAACTGGTTCAAGAAGCATCCGTGA
- a CDS encoding DUF1007 family protein gives MKKSIPLIAALLSLAPAAALAHPHIFVEARLEVVAGADGSIEELRNVWRFDEVFSSSVVMDFDKNTDLKLDPNELAQVGKTVKQSLADYDYYMNLTVNGKNVTVQQPDIIHVDYKNGQLLMFFAVKPAEKMPLKGRLTFGVYDPTLYTSIDFPTDNELATVGDSFNACKHQVVRPDADEVISQNKQSLTDAFFNDPTGTNMSKLFATRLEITC, from the coding sequence ATGAAAAAATCCATACCACTGATAGCCGCGCTTCTTTCGCTGGCGCCGGCCGCCGCCCTTGCGCATCCGCATATCTTCGTGGAGGCGCGGCTTGAAGTCGTCGCCGGTGCCGACGGCAGTATCGAGGAATTGCGCAATGTCTGGCGCTTCGACGAGGTCTTCTCCTCCTCGGTCGTCATGGATTTCGACAAGAACACCGATCTGAAGCTCGATCCGAACGAACTTGCGCAGGTCGGGAAAACGGTGAAGCAGTCGCTTGCCGACTACGACTACTACATGAACCTGACGGTCAACGGGAAGAACGTCACCGTCCAGCAGCCCGACATCATCCATGTCGACTACAAGAACGGCCAGCTGTTGATGTTCTTCGCGGTCAAGCCGGCGGAGAAGATGCCGCTCAAGGGCAGGCTCACTTTCGGCGTCTACGACCCGACGCTCTACACCTCGATCGACTTTCCGACCGACAACGAACTCGCAACGGTCGGCGACAGCTTCAACGCCTGCAAACACCAGGTGGTGAGACCGGACGCCGACGAGGTAATCTCACAAAACAAGCAGTCGCTGACGGACGCCTTCTTCAACGATCCGACCGGCACCAATATGTCCAAGCTCTTCGCCACCCGGCTGGAGATTACATGCTGA